In Trueperaceae bacterium, the sequence CGCGCCAAGGACATCCGCCACTGACCTGCGCGGCGCCACCGGAACTAAGCTCGAGTCAGGACGCGGAGCGAGGCGCAGAGCAGTGCTGGCCACGTCGACTAGGAAGGTGTGAATCGCGTCCTGGGAAGGGGCCGCGATGAACAAGAAGTGGGTCTACCAGTTCTCCGAGGTCGGTGAGGCCGAACGGCTGGCCGGCAGCTGGGACGGCGCCAAGGCCCTGCTGGGCGGCAAGGGGGCCAACCTCGGCGACATGACGCGCCTGGGCGTGCCGGTGCCGTCCGGCTTCACCGTGACCACGGAGGCGTGCAACGCCTACCTCGCCGAGGGCGGCCGGTTCCCGGAGGGGATGTGGGAGCAGGAACTCGCGGCCCTGGCGCGAATGGAGGCCGAGACGGGCAAGCGCTTCGGCGACCCACAGACGCCGCTCCTCCTCTCGTGCCGCTCGGGCGCGAAGTTCTCCATGCCGGGGATGATGGACACCATCCTCAACCTCGGCCTGAACGACGAGGTGGCCAGCGGCCTCATCGCCCTCACCGCCGACCCGCGCTTCGTCTACGACTCGTACAGGCGCCTCGTGCAGATGTTCGGCAGCGTCGTCCTTGGCGTGGCCGACGAGGTGTTCGAGGCCGTCATCACGGCGCGCCGCAAGGCGGCCGGGGTCGAGGTCGACGCCGAACTGAGCGCCGAGGACTGGCGCGAGGTCACCCGCAAGTTCAAGGAGATCGTCCGCACCTTCACGGGCAGCCCGTTCCCCGAGGAGCCCATCGAGCAGCTCAAGTTGGCCACCGAGGCCGTGTTCCGGTCGTGGAACGGAAAGCGCGCTGTGGATTACCGCAACGCGGCCGGCATCAGGCACGACCTCGGCACCGCCGTGAACATCCAGGCCATGGTGTTCGGCAACATGGGCGACGACTGCGCCACCGGCGTGGCCATGAGCCGCAACGCCACCACCGGCGAGGATCACCTCGAGGGCGACTTCCTCGTCAACGCGCAGGGCGAGGACGTGGTGGCCGGCATAAGGGTCACGCAGCCCCTCCACGAGCTGGAAGAGATAATGCCCGAGGCGTACGCCGAGTTCGCGGCCATCGCCGAGAGGCTCGAGCGCCACTACCGCAACATGCAGGACATGGAGTTCACCATCGAGCACGGCAAGCTCTGGGTGCTCCAGACGCGCGACGGCAAGCGCACGGCGCAGGCCGAGGTCCGCATCGCCGTCGACATGGTGCGCGAGGGCCTGATCGACGAGCGCACGGCCGTTAGCCGCGTGAAGCCCGAGCAGGTGGACTACTTCCTCCACCCGCAGTTCGACGTGGCGGCCCGCAAGGAGGCCCGCCGCCTGGCCGGCGGCCTCAACGTGTCGCCCGGCGCGGCCGTGGGGATGGTCGCCTTCGACGCCGACACGGCCGAGCGTTGGGCCAAGGACGGCCGCGACGTCATCATGGTGCGACCCGAGACGAAACCGGACGACGTGCACGGCATGCTCGCCGCGCGCGGCATCCTGACCAGCTCGGGCGGCCGCACCAGCCACGCCGCTCTGGTGGCGCGGCAGTTCGGCAAGCCCGCGGTGGTGGGCGTGGCCGCGATGGCCATCGACCTCGAGCGCCGCGAGGTGAGCGTCGACGACCTCGTCATGCGCGAGGGTGAGGTCATCTCCATCGACGGCACCACCGGCGACGTCTTCCTCGGTGCCCTGCCCACGGTGGTCCCCGACATCGACAACCCCTACCTCACCGAGCTCCTCGCCTGGGCCGACAAGATCCGCACCCTGGGCGTGCGCGCCAACGCCGACTACCCCGCCGACGCGGAGCGCGCCCGCAAGTACGGCGCCGAGGGCGTGGGCCTGGCCCGCACCGAGCACATGTTCTTCGAGGCCGACAGGCTGGGCATCGTGCAGCGCATGATCATGGCCCGGACGCCCAGCGAACGCGCCGAGGCGCTCGAGGCGCTCCTGCCGCTCCAGCGCCGCGACTTCGAGGGGCTCTTCCGCGCCATGGACGGACTGCCCGTCATCGTGCGGCTCCTCGACCCGCCCCTCCACGAGTTCCTGCCCGCCCACGACGACCTCATGGCCGACCTGGCCGACCTCAAGATGCGCCTGCAGCACTTCCACACCCTCGCCGAGATGGACGGCGCGCTCACCGTCATCCGGCAGAAGCAGGACCACCTGGCGCGCGTGACCGAGCTGCGCGAGGCCAACCCCATGCTGGGCACGCGCGGCGTGCGGCTGGGGATCCTCATCCCCGAGGTGACCCGAATGCAGGTGCGCGCCATCTTCGAGGCGGCGTGCGCCGTCAAGCGCGACGGCGGCGACGTGCGGCCCGAGGTGATGATCCCGCTCGTCTCGCACGTGAACGAGCTGAGGAGCCAGAAGCGCGCCCTCGAGGAAGAGGCCAAGCTGGTCATGGAGGAGCAGGGCGTGACGGTGGACTACCACTTCGGCACCATGATCGAGGTGCCGCGCGCCGTCCTCGTGGCCGACGAACTCGCCAAGGAGGCTCAGTTCTTCAGCTTCGGCACCAACGACCTCACGCAGACCGCCTTCGGCGTGAGCCGCGACGACGCCGAGAAGGGCTTCCTGATGCACTACCTCGAGCACGGCATCCTCGAGGAGAACCCGTTCGCCACCATCGACGAGGCGGGCGTGGGCCGGCTCATCGAGCAGGGCACGCGGCTCGGGCGCGAGGCGAGGCCCGAGCTGGAGGTCGGCATCTGCGGCGAGCACGGCGGCGACCCGGCGTCCATCTACCTGTGCCACAAGTACGGCCTCGACTACGTGAGCTGCTCGCCCTTCCGCGTGCCCATCGCGCGGCTGGCGGCGGCGCACGCGGCGCTCAAGCACGAGGCGAAGAACGGCGCCGGTGCGCGCCCGCACGTCGGTGAGGTCGTGACGGCCTGAACGACGTCTAGACCGGAGGGTTAGACGAGCGACGCCCCGAGCGGCCCTGCACCAGAAGCGTCAGGGCCGCTCGGCCGTGGGGTGCACCTGCGGGACCAGCCCGCGGCGGAACAACGCGGCCACGGACGGTGGGGTGAGCATGACCACGCGCGCACTGGGCGCCAGCGTGAGCCCGGGCCGGGAGTAGCCGCCGGGCGACCATCGCTGAAGGCCGCCGTCCCAGGCC encodes:
- a CDS encoding pyruvate, phosphate dikinase, whose protein sequence is MNKKWVYQFSEVGEAERLAGSWDGAKALLGGKGANLGDMTRLGVPVPSGFTVTTEACNAYLAEGGRFPEGMWEQELAALARMEAETGKRFGDPQTPLLLSCRSGAKFSMPGMMDTILNLGLNDEVASGLIALTADPRFVYDSYRRLVQMFGSVVLGVADEVFEAVITARRKAAGVEVDAELSAEDWREVTRKFKEIVRTFTGSPFPEEPIEQLKLATEAVFRSWNGKRAVDYRNAAGIRHDLGTAVNIQAMVFGNMGDDCATGVAMSRNATTGEDHLEGDFLVNAQGEDVVAGIRVTQPLHELEEIMPEAYAEFAAIAERLERHYRNMQDMEFTIEHGKLWVLQTRDGKRTAQAEVRIAVDMVREGLIDERTAVSRVKPEQVDYFLHPQFDVAARKEARRLAGGLNVSPGAAVGMVAFDADTAERWAKDGRDVIMVRPETKPDDVHGMLAARGILTSSGGRTSHAALVARQFGKPAVVGVAAMAIDLERREVSVDDLVMREGEVISIDGTTGDVFLGALPTVVPDIDNPYLTELLAWADKIRTLGVRANADYPADAERARKYGAEGVGLARTEHMFFEADRLGIVQRMIMARTPSERAEALEALLPLQRRDFEGLFRAMDGLPVIVRLLDPPLHEFLPAHDDLMADLADLKMRLQHFHTLAEMDGALTVIRQKQDHLARVTELREANPMLGTRGVRLGILIPEVTRMQVRAIFEAACAVKRDGGDVRPEVMIPLVSHVNELRSQKRALEEEAKLVMEEQGVTVDYHFGTMIEVPRAVLVADELAKEAQFFSFGTNDLTQTAFGVSRDDAEKGFLMHYLEHGILEENPFATIDEAGVGRLIEQGTRLGREARPELEVGICGEHGGDPASIYLCHKYGLDYVSCSPFRVPIARLAAAHAALKHEAKNGAGARPHVGEVVTA